From uncultured Draconibacterium sp.:
AACTTCCCGCTCAGTGGAAAGATGTTGCAACAGGACTTGAGCCGGTAAAAAGCGCCTCTAATAAATTTACAGCAGTGGATTACGATTTTTTGTACGACTGTCCTATTCTTATCGGGAATCTTGAAGAACTGCCATCTTTTGAAGTGCAGGGCATTAAACACCGCTTTATCGGTTATAAAATGGGAGAATTCGACAAAGCTGATTTTATGGCCAAATTGCATAAATCGGTAGAAGCAGCGGTTGAACTAATGGGCGATATTCCTTACAAGCACTACACTTTTCTGGCCATTGGACCAGGAATGGGCGGCATTGAGCATCTGAACAGTACTACCATCAGTTTTGATGGAAACAACCTGCGATCGCACGAAGCAGAGAACGGCATTCTATCGTTTATTACGCATGAGTATTTTCATCATTACAATGTAAAACGAATCAGGCCGGTTGAATTGGGGCCGGTTGATTACGACCGCGAAAACCGTACTACACAACTTTGGGTAAGCGAAGGACTGACCGTATATTACGAATATATCGTTCTGAAAGAAGCCGGTTTATTAACCAACGAAGAGTTTATGCAGTACTATTCAAATGAAATTACGGCTTCGGAAAACGATCCGGGAAAAGAATACCAATCCTTAACTGAATCAAGTTACCGCACATGGGACGAAGGTCCGTTTGGCGTACGCGGCGGAAAAGATACAGCCATCACCTATTACGAGAAAGGGCCGGTAGCCGGGTTGCTGCTCGACTTTGCCATTCGCCACAACAGCGACAACGAACAATCGCTCGACGATGTAATGCGTTACCTGTACAATCATTATTACAAAGAGCTTGGTCGTGGTTTTACCGACGCTGAAGTGCAGCAAGCCTGCGAGATTGCAGCCGGCACAAAACTCGACGAGGTGTTTGAATACATAACAACCACAAGCCCGTTGAATTACAAAAAATATTTGGGTTATGGCGGTTTGAAACTTGCCGGGCAAAAAGATATTAAGGGCAACACTTCTTATCAACTGGTTCGAATTGAAAATCTCAGTAAAAAACAACAGGCCATTCTTAGTTCGTGGCTTCGTGAGTAAATATTAAGGCTCAACCTGATCGGTTCTTTGTGCAAGGTATTTACCAATAATAACACCGATAACCACCACTCCGTAAAAATACCCCACCAGTCCGAAGAGCAGCGCAGCTTTCTGTGCAATATCGGTTGTTGGAGTAATATCGCCGTAACCGATAGATAAAATGGTTATAAAGCTAAAATAGATCAGATCGGAAACGCCTCCTACTCCTTCGGTAATATTATTAAATGATCCGGGCTCTGCAAATTCAACAATGGAGAACACAAAACCACCTATCAATCCAAGTATTATAAATCCACATAATACGGCAGCGATCATGCCTATGCTCACTTCTGCCGAAAATAACACCTGCCTGTAAACCCTAACCGAAAGAAGAATGAAATAGATGATATAAGTTAAAAAGAAAATTACCCGTGTGTTGGGTGCATCAAAAAACAGATTAGCCATCTCAAGAAGAACAAGTAACGCAATTACAACCAAAAAGAACACCTTTTTACGAAGCCGGTTATGAAACACCATTAGACTGGCCACCACATTCTGAATGACCAAATATGGAAACAGATCAACATTGGCAATAATGACAAGGTCGCCAAACAAAAGAATAAAAAAACTGACTAATAAAATTTCGTACCGGTGCCGGTAAAGGATATCCCAGAACCTGCTTGTGTGCGTTTTATTCATAATGCGGAATGTATGGTTTATTTTCTTTACTGAACAATATACAAAATTCACCCCGAAGGTTCATCAAGCACACTGAAAAACAACTTCATGCAAAACCTTGTGGTTGAAATTGCGTTTTAATATTACAACAATAAACTAAACGATTATGCAAAGTAATGCTGTAGGCTGGTTTGAAATACCGGTAAATGATATGGATCGGGCCATTAAATTTTATGAAACTGTTTTGGGTGTAAAACTTGACCGAAACCAAATGGGACCGCTTGATATGGCCTGGTTTCCGATGACAGACGAAAGTTATGGTTCTGCTGGATCACTGGTGTGCCACCCCGAATTTTATAAGCCATCGACGGAAGGAATTGTAATTTATTTTACAGCACACTCGGGCGACCTTAACAATGAACTTTCGCGAATTGAGGAAGTCGGAGGGCAAGTACTGCAAGCCAAAACGAAGATTTCCGACGAATACGGTTTTATGGCGCTGCTTATCGATAGCGAGGGGAACCGAGTGGCATTACATTCACAAGCTTAGTTCGGGTTAAAAAGGTTGGGTAGCGTCCTTCTACCCTTGGAAATAATCATTCTCCCCTTGGTAATCATAGAAATTTCCTAAGTAATAATCCTTCGGGATTAGGAAATATCTATCATGGACAAGGAAATGATTCTTCTACCCAAGGAAATTATTGTTTTTACCAAGGGAATCATAGATATTTCCTAAGAAATAGTTCTGCTGTCTTAGGAAATATCTATTATGGAAGAGGAAATACGGTCTCTTACCTTGGAAATAATCGTTCGGGTTGCTGCCCCGAAGAACTTCACATGAGAAGAAACGCCAAACAGGTATTGATTGATGGTGGTTAAGCTCTGGCAATTGTTTTCAAATCGTGAAATAGCAAGTATTATGATGGGCAATACCGCCGGAAAATTTTATATTAGCCGTTAAAGCATGGAACAATGCGTGAATATTTAAAGAATGTAAATCAGATTTCTCCCCTGTCGGAAGCAGCAAAAGAAGAACTGCTACAATGTGTCCGCACAAAAACATTCGAAAAAGGAGAACTGATCCATTCCATTGGCAAAGTCTCCAAAAGCCTTTATTTTATTAAATCGGGGCTGGCCAAACACTTTTATTACCACGACGGCAACCAATACGTTCTGCGCTTTTTTGAAGAGAACAATTTCTTTATCGCCACCGACAGTTTTTTTAACAACGATCCCGCCGAATACTCAACACTTGCCTTGGAAGATTCAACGATCATCATCCTGGAATACGATGATTTTGAGCGGCTTTGCAAAAAACATCATTCGTTTGAAAGCTTTGCCCGCAGGTTTGTTTCACACGTTGCTTACACAGCAATTTCTAACTTAAAAGGCCTGCTCTACCTCGACGCCACGGAGCGTTACAACAAGTTTTTAAAGGAGTACGGCCATCTTCAACAGCGCATCAGTCTGGGCGATACGGCAGGTTTTCTAGGCATTTCTCAGGTGTCTTTAAGCCGCATCCGCTCGAAAAAATAACTTTTTAACATTTGTAAAAAGAATTCTTACCCCCACCCGATATTTTTGCATCGTAGTCATCTTGTAATTCGATATCGAGAAAATGACGGGACATGACAAGGAGATGCAAAAGAAAAGTTGATGTGTGAGAGCATACTTTAATGGGAGTTTCACTTATACGATTTTCAGTGCTGCATTCTTACTGTTGGAGAAGAAATGAAAAGACGAGACAAAACTTACGGTTTAGTGCCATTACATGAACAATTTTAATTATTACGACTATGAGTAAAATACTGTATATTAAAGCAAATGCAAAGTTAGAGGGCGAATCACGGACGTTTAAAATTTCCGACAGTCTGATTCATAAATACATGGAAATTCACCCTGACGATGAAGTAACCGTTCTTGATCTTTACGAAGAAAACCTGCAATTTCTGCCAAAAGGGAAACTACAGGAACTTCGTAACGTAACCGGCGACGGTGGCAAAGATCACCCGATTTTAAAGTATGCCTACCAGTTTCTGGAAGCCGATAAATACATCATTTCAGAGCCAATCTGGAACCTTGGTATTCCTGCTATTCTGAAAGCTTACATCGATTATATTGCAGTGGGCGGTATTACTTTTGCTTACACCGAAAGAGGACCGGTTGGTTTGTGCAAAGGCAAAAAAGCCGTTAACATTATTACGCGTGGTGGCGATTATTCATCGGAGCCAATGGAGTCGCTTGAAATGGCCGACAAATACCTGCGCAATATTTTTGGGTTCTTAGGTATCACTGACTTTACAACTGTTGCTGCAGATCGTCTTGACATTTTTACCGAAGACACCGAAAAGCTATTAAACAATGCTATTGAAAAAGCAGAAGAAGTTGCTTTGGCATTTTAATCTCCACACCTGGAGTTAGGAACGACCGGGCTATTCCGTTTCCGGAACATTCTTCTACAAACTTAACGAACAGCGGGCTGAACCTGCTCGCTGTCCGTTAAGCGATCCCCACAAACACCTGTTATCAATAATTTTTTTAAACCATTATTAATTTCTAAAGAGAGAGAAATGAAAAAGAATATTGCAATTATTTTGCTGTTAACCGTTGCCCTTTTTACTACAACACTTTTGAGCGCACAGGAAGAAGGTCATGCACCACAAAAAGCCCCAATTCCTTTGGAAGTAGTATTTACCGGCGACGGTTGGACTTCGCAAATGATCATTGATAAGAAGTTTGCACCTGACAGTAAGTTTGGTTTTTTCGGACTAACCTATTTAAAAGCCAACTACGACAATGAACAGTTTTTACAGGAATCGATCAACCTGGCTTTGCTGAAATTCGATGTAGTAAAGAATGTGAGCCTGCTTTCCGGAGCACTGTTCAATTCTCAATGGGGATTCAGACCATACGCCGGAGCACAGTACGGTTACCACAGCAGAACATTTATGGGTGTGGTAAATTCAGGTTTTCACCTTACCGAAACGCAAAATTTTGAATCGCTGGCCATTGTTGAATACCGCCCGGCCATAAAAGGTGCATGGTCGTTGTACACACATGTTCAGGGGCTTTACAGCTACAATTCGGAAATTGAAAAACACGACCGCAGTCATTTTTATGCACGTCTGGGAGTAAGCTATAAAACATTTTCGTTTGGTGGCGCCTACAATTACGACTGTTACGGGCCACATAAAATTAAAAACAACCAGTTCGGAATTTTTATCAGCACAATGCTGAGATAATCCGATAAACAGAATAATCGCGGATAAGCAAAGTTACAAGCATGAGAAACACCAGATTATTAGAAATTACACTGTTGTTGGCGAGTATGTTAACGATTTTGGCCAATGCCATAATTGCACCATCGTTACCGCTAATCAGTGCAACCTTTAGCGATGTACCAAAAGTTGAAATATTAACTAAACTGATGCTCACACTTCCGGCACTTACCATTGCAATTGTAGCTCCTTTAGCTGGCCGGTTGCTCGATAAAATCGGAAGGATCAAGGTATTGTATATTTCACTTTTTATCTATCTGCTTGCCGGAACATCCGGTTTTTGGCTGGCCGATCTGTTCTCAATTATTGTTGGACGTGTAGTTTTTGGTCTTGGTGTTGCCGGAATTATGACCGTTACAACCACGCTTGTAGGAGACTATTTCGTCGGTGCACGCCGCGAACATTTTATGGGATTGCAAGGTGCATTTGTAGCTTTGGGCGGACTGATTTTTATTACTGCCGCCGGTGTTCTTTCGGATATCAGCTGGCGCCTGGCATTCTTAATCTATGCCTTTTCTGCATTTGTTCTCATTTTAGTGCCCTTTGCATTGCACGAACCAAAAGTTGACCACGAAGAAATAAAGACCGCCACGAAAAATGGTCAATCGGTACCATCATTAGTTTGGCTGGTTTTTATAAGTGCATTTATTACTACAGTAAGCTTTTACATGATTCCGGTTCAGCTGCCGTTTTTCCTGCAAAAAATGGAAGGAATTAATGGTAACAAAATGGGACTGGCGCTTGGCAGCCTTCCTTTTGCACAGGCAATTGCGTCCTTCTTTTACAAAAAAGTGAAAGCCAAATTAGATTTCGTGAGTATCTACACGTTGGGGTTTATTCCAATGGCAATCGGTTTTTCAGTTATCGGATTTAGCCAAACCTACTGGCAGGCAATTGCAGGAGTATTAATCACCGGACTTGGTGTTGGCCTGCTAATTCCAAATGGTAATTTATGGATGATCAACCTGGTTCCAATTCAGGTGCGGGGAAAATATGTAGGCTTTTTAACGACGGCCACATTTTTAGGTATGTTCTTTTCTCCAATTATTATTCAGCCCGTACAAAATAGGGTTGGTTTAAATTCCAGCTTTGTGGTTTTGGGAATTACACTCGCAGTTCTTTCAGTGGTATATTTTATTCTTCGCCAGAGGCTGAATCAAATTTCTAATTAATCAAAACATTTCAAACAATGAGAAACTTTATCAAACAAGGTATTATTGGTGGTTTAATGGGATTTATTATGAGTTTTATAATGAACTATTTAATGACGCCGGTACCTGACACACTGGTACAGCACGCTTTTGGACATGGAATAAGCGGAGCAATAAGTGGTTTTATGGGAGGATTTATGGGGATTATTGGCTGGATGGCTTTGCAAAAGAAGAAACAAAAAACAGAATAAGAGTAGAACTTTAACTTTTATTGTTTTTTGCCTTTAACCCAGGGGAAAATTTTACACCAAATACCACTATTGACTTCAACTCCATTTCTCCCGATATTTTTGTGGCGACATGTTACAAATATCTTTAAACCAACGGTAGAAACTGGCATTCGAGTTAAATCCACATATTTCGTAAATGGTGCTTAAAACCAATTCCTCATCCGATTCCTTTATCAGTTTACATGCATATTCAATACGTTTTGAATTGACGTATAAGCTATAACTTTGTTTCAAATACTCGTTAAAATAACGCGAAAGGTACGATCGGTTGGTGCCAATATGTCGAGCCAGCTCAGGTAAGGTCAAATCCACATTTAGAAATAGCTTTTTTGTCGACATACATTCTTCCATTTTTTTATCAATATCAACAAATATTTCGTTAGGTATTGCCGCATTATCTGTGCCGGAATTACTTTCAGGAATATGTAGCTTAATTTCGTTTTGTAAATTTCCGTAATAACCAATAATCCAGAAAAATATACTTAACAATGTGTGGCTGATTGCCGGAATTAACCACAAATCTAAGGTTGAATAGCGTTGCACACTAAAATATACAAATGCAGAAATAAGCGTTAAAAAGAAACTTATTCTAAGCGTTGGAAACCAGGTTATTTCATTCTCATAGGTATTGGAGAAATAACTGTGTAAACGTGCTTTATGTTGTCTTATCTTCCTGTCGGTTATTGCATAATAGAAAATGGCAGTCACCAAAAATATTTTCCGGAAAACATCGTCCATGTAAAATGCAAACTTTTGAATTCCGGTTGCCCCTTCTTTAAACACTAACGTTTGATGGAAAAACAGATCACGTTCTGCACCATCCATAAAAATTACAAGTGTTACAAATGCAACTGATGCATTAAAAAAAGGGAATAACAAATGTTTTAACCAAAGACCACTGGCAAACTTCTTATTATCAATTAAACTGCTGATGTAAATATAGAACAATGGAAACATCGATAGCGAAACAAATACAGCCGGCACATATAAAGTTTTAAATAAGTCCATTTCTCCGAAATAGAAAATGCCACTTTCAAAAACAGCCAGCAACGAATCGACAAAAAACAGTATCAAAGGAAGCTTGAACAACTGCTTTTTTTGAAAAGCACCGATTGAAATATTAATCGTCCAAAACAAAATAATAATCAGAGGAGCTACGTAGAAAAGCAATTTTAAATCACTCATTTTTCCTTTCTCAAATAGTAAATATTTTAAACGACAACTCTAATTCAATCATTTACAAACCAAATTATTGATAAATTGGAAACAAACTTAGCAAACATAATTTTATATTTACATGCTTTTTGATTGATACTTTTAGTTATTATCAAATAAATAAACACAAATTAAAATTTTAGTACAATTCATACATCCTTATTAATCGAGAATACAAACTGTTTTGATCGAAAAAATCAAACTGAATAAATTGTTCCCGATGTCAGATGGGAATGCTGTGTTTGAATACGTTTTTAATAACCATAACAAAATTGTAAACACCGGTATTACGTGCACAATCATAAGCCAAAACAAAAAACCACAAGAAATATTAACTATTCAAAAGAATTACAAAATGAAACGCTTAATCACTTATTTTTTAATGATGCTGCTTTTTGTAAGTTGTTCGTTGCTGGAAGATGACGACAAAATTGAAAAAAATGCCGCAGCAGAATTTGTATTAACGGAAGATTCCAATTATCCGGTACTGGGTCTTGAAGAAGACGGAACCTCTTACCTGTTTAGCGACGATTTATCAAATATTTATGTAAGAAAAGAAAATGGAGATGAATGGTCGTTAAACCTGAATACCGCAACCGGTAAACCTACTGATTTGTATATGTTAACAGCAAACGGAAATTTCTATGTAACATTTACAAATTTTAATGGTGATCTTGTTGACCTGTCCATCTCGAAAATAGATAATATTACCAGACTTCCGGGAACTAATCCGTATGAAGGAAATATTACAAACGTGAATGCAGAAACGCAATACATGCTGGGTGTGAAATTTGAAGGAATTTCTAATGCCGAACCGATTACCGGACTAAAATCAGCAAGCAGCGTGGCAGGTACCTGGGATGACTTTTGGCTACCAAATATCAAAAGAACAATTGGGCATGTTACCGCCGGAGTTGGCTGTGGACTAGGTCTTGCCGGAGCAGGTGTAACCTTCGCAGGTTCAGCCGGCACTGCAACACCGTTCTCGGTAGTAATGGCAACTTATGCCTGCGGCTCATTTGCCTCGGGATTATTAGGTGACATAACCGGAGCAAAACCGTTTGCTGACATTTCATTTGGTCTTGCTGTTAACGGCGCTACGGTTGACTGTGCAGAAGCAGTTGTAACCCGAAAAGCAGACGACATTGGTGGATGTATAAACGACTTGGTTGGGCTGGCCATGGGAATAAGCACTGATGGCGATGGAGTAAAACAAGTTGTGGGCAATCAGATTTCAGCAGATTTAAACAATTTCATTAAAACCGGTGGATTAATGGGAAAATGGAAATCAAATGATGATCCGCAAACTGTTACCCAAAGTGCTGGTGGTTATACCATGACAACAACAATTAATCCGTTGGAAATTGAATTTGCAACCACAATTTGCAATATCCTTATTTCCGGTTCATCTTCAACAACCGGTGCCGATGTTAGCCAGGAACTCGATTTCACTTATGCATTTAAATACAGTTATCAACTTACCGACAATGCCGAGTATGACCCGAACGAGAAAGGCCTTTTTGCTAATGTACAATTCCAAATTCAAGGTGTTACAATGACCTCGCAGGGAAGCAGCATGTACTACCCCTGGAATGATTTTAAAAACGCCATGGCAGGAAACAACACTCCACTTCCTGCTGATATTTCTGACATGGAACAATTTGATTCTTATTACGGACTTTTCCCTGAAGACCAATCGTTAGTAATCGATTTATTTAATGGAGATGAAGATGCTGTTCTTTACAGAGATAAATAGTTTTTTCGGCTTTGAAGTAAGCCTTATTTAATAAACGTAGAGCTGAACGTAATTGGGCACCACAAACTGTTCTCATTTATAACCGGCTCTACGTTT
This genomic window contains:
- a CDS encoding Crp/Fnr family transcriptional regulator: MREYLKNVNQISPLSEAAKEELLQCVRTKTFEKGELIHSIGKVSKSLYFIKSGLAKHFYYHDGNQYVLRFFEENNFFIATDSFFNNDPAEYSTLALEDSTIIILEYDDFERLCKKHHSFESFARRFVSHVAYTAISNLKGLLYLDATERYNKFLKEYGHLQQRISLGDTAGFLGISQVSLSRIRSKK
- a CDS encoding NAD(P)H-dependent oxidoreductase; translated protein: MSKILYIKANAKLEGESRTFKISDSLIHKYMEIHPDDEVTVLDLYEENLQFLPKGKLQELRNVTGDGGKDHPILKYAYQFLEADKYIISEPIWNLGIPAILKAYIDYIAVGGITFAYTERGPVGLCKGKKAVNIITRGGDYSSEPMESLEMADKYLRNIFGFLGITDFTTVAADRLDIFTEDTEKLLNNAIEKAEEVALAF
- a CDS encoding MFS transporter — protein: MRNTRLLEITLLLASMLTILANAIIAPSLPLISATFSDVPKVEILTKLMLTLPALTIAIVAPLAGRLLDKIGRIKVLYISLFIYLLAGTSGFWLADLFSIIVGRVVFGLGVAGIMTVTTTLVGDYFVGARREHFMGLQGAFVALGGLIFITAAGVLSDISWRLAFLIYAFSAFVLILVPFALHEPKVDHEEIKTATKNGQSVPSLVWLVFISAFITTVSFYMIPVQLPFFLQKMEGINGNKMGLALGSLPFAQAIASFFYKKVKAKLDFVSIYTLGFIPMAIGFSVIGFSQTYWQAIAGVLITGLGVGLLIPNGNLWMINLVPIQVRGKYVGFLTTATFLGMFFSPIIIQPVQNRVGLNSSFVVLGITLAVLSVVYFILRQRLNQISN
- a CDS encoding potassium channel family protein, yielding MNKTHTSRFWDILYRHRYEILLVSFFILLFGDLVIIANVDLFPYLVIQNVVASLMVFHNRLRKKVFFLVVIALLVLLEMANLFFDAPNTRVIFFLTYIIYFILLSVRVYRQVLFSAEVSIGMIAAVLCGFIILGLIGGFVFSIVEFAEPGSFNNITEGVGGVSDLIYFSFITILSIGYGDITPTTDIAQKAALLFGLVGYFYGVVVIGVIIGKYLAQRTDQVEP
- a CDS encoding VOC family protein encodes the protein MQSNAVGWFEIPVNDMDRAIKFYETVLGVKLDRNQMGPLDMAWFPMTDESYGSAGSLVCHPEFYKPSTEGIVIYFTAHSGDLNNELSRIEEVGGQVLQAKTKISDEYGFMALLIDSEGNRVALHSQA
- a CDS encoding AraC family transcriptional regulator gives rise to the protein MSDLKLLFYVAPLIIILFWTINISIGAFQKKQLFKLPLILFFVDSLLAVFESGIFYFGEMDLFKTLYVPAVFVSLSMFPLFYIYISSLIDNKKFASGLWLKHLLFPFFNASVAFVTLVIFMDGAERDLFFHQTLVFKEGATGIQKFAFYMDDVFRKIFLVTAIFYYAITDRKIRQHKARLHSYFSNTYENEITWFPTLRISFFLTLISAFVYFSVQRYSTLDLWLIPAISHTLLSIFFWIIGYYGNLQNEIKLHIPESNSGTDNAAIPNEIFVDIDKKMEECMSTKKLFLNVDLTLPELARHIGTNRSYLSRYFNEYLKQSYSLYVNSKRIEYACKLIKESDEELVLSTIYEICGFNSNASFYRWFKDICNMSPQKYREKWS